In Alteribacter lacisalsi, a genomic segment contains:
- a CDS encoding DUF4190 domain-containing protein, with amino-acid sequence MTESKTKTTNPKATAAMIFGLISIVLFLLPFVSIVLAIAAIVVGVMALRDMRTSGEKGRTYAMTGIITGVIGLVIPAALGILAYLFFTNQSAVLFV; translated from the coding sequence ATGACTGAATCTAAAACCAAAACCACAAATCCCAAAGCCACCGCCGCGATGATTTTCGGCCTTATATCCATTGTTCTGTTTCTACTCCCCTTTGTCAGTATCGTGCTGGCAATTGCCGCCATCGTTGTCGGCGTGATGGCCCTTAGGGACATGCGCACATCCGGTGAAAAAGGCCGGACGTATGCCATGACAGGTATCATCACAGGAGTGATCGGGCTTGTGATTCCAGCCGCACTCGGGATCCTTGCTTACTTATTCTTTACAAATCAATCCGCTGTTTTGTTTGTTTAA
- a CDS encoding dihydrofolate reductase family protein: MAGEAAVFLAVSLDGCIATRDDGVDWLNNVRGEGDNGYGAFYSTVDTVVMGRRTYDWMMEETDGEYPYEGKPGYVISEDRRRPTEHVSFTKSPVNLIQQLKRDGRRIWIVGGSLLIHSLLEAEEVDELILTMAPVILGDGIPLFYKSRVAQSFSLKSTRRYGDFVELHYLKEA; the protein is encoded by the coding sequence ATGGCAGGAGAAGCGGCAGTATTTCTTGCAGTAAGTCTTGACGGATGCATTGCGACAAGAGATGACGGAGTCGATTGGCTGAACAATGTTCGCGGCGAAGGGGACAACGGGTATGGAGCATTTTACAGCACCGTTGATACAGTCGTTATGGGCAGGCGCACCTACGACTGGATGATGGAGGAAACAGACGGGGAATACCCGTATGAAGGGAAACCCGGTTATGTAATCAGCGAGGACCGGCGCAGGCCGACGGAGCACGTGTCCTTTACAAAAAGTCCGGTTAATCTGATCCAGCAGCTGAAAAGGGACGGACGGCGAATCTGGATCGTGGGCGGAAGTCTTCTTATTCATTCCCTGCTCGAGGCAGAGGAAGTAGATGAGCTGATTCTAACCATGGCACCGGTCATTTTAGGCGACGGCATACCGCTATTTTATAAAAGCAGGGTGGCTCAGTCCTTTTCACTCAAATCAACCAGGCGGTACGGTGATTTTGTGGAACTGCACTACCTTAAGGAGGCGTAG
- the pepF gene encoding oligoendopeptidase F produces MTNATSGTLTRQEVPTDQTWNLTDLFESRESWEEELKAIPEATENVTRFKGQLALSAQTLYNCLEAADELHARVTRMATYAMLNLSGDGTNPQHQSNAARAGAAASKVGADTAFIRSEILELDQETVHKFQEAVPQLKEFDKTLSDILDSKPYRLSADAEEMLASFGEVHSAPYMIYERSKTSDMTFPDFTVNGKTYPLTFNTFSKYESSKDPDVRQAAFDAFSATLKTYNNTYAATLATEVKKQVIESRLRGFNSVTDFLLHEQQVTPEMYHRQLDVIQKDLAPVMRRFAALKKRVLGLEKMTYADLKAPLDPDYDPDTNYEEAGKTVLESLEIMGPEYMEIMERGVRDRWVDRADNVGKRSGAFCASPYGVHPYILMTWTGSMRDAFTLAHELGHAGHFSLAGRYQRLSGTRPSRYFIEAPSTMNEMLLREHILGKTEDDRMRRWVILQSLGTYYHNFVTHILEGELQRRMYEKADQDVPVTATLLNETKHQVLQDFWGEDVEVDERAGYTWMRQPHYYMGLYPYTYSAGLTASTAAAETFKEEGQAAVERWLSALKAGGTMKPLDLMKEAGVDLTTDEPVKKAVAYVDRLVSELEESF; encoded by the coding sequence ATGACAAATGCAACAAGCGGCACACTCACCCGTCAGGAAGTCCCGACGGATCAGACGTGGAATCTGACTGACCTTTTTGAATCGAGGGAATCTTGGGAGGAAGAGCTGAAAGCCATCCCGGAAGCCACAGAAAACGTGACACGCTTTAAGGGTCAGCTCGCCCTTAGCGCTCAGACACTCTATAACTGTCTTGAAGCGGCGGACGAGCTGCACGCCCGCGTAACCCGGATGGCCACCTATGCCATGCTGAACCTGAGCGGTGACGGAACCAATCCCCAGCACCAGTCCAATGCGGCCCGTGCAGGTGCCGCGGCATCAAAAGTCGGTGCTGACACGGCCTTTATCCGTTCTGAAATTCTCGAACTGGATCAAGAAACTGTACATAAATTTCAGGAGGCTGTCCCGCAGCTCAAGGAGTTTGACAAAACCCTGTCCGACATTCTTGATTCAAAGCCGTACCGCCTTTCTGCAGATGCAGAGGAGATGCTCGCGTCGTTCGGTGAAGTCCACTCCGCTCCTTATATGATTTACGAGCGGAGCAAAACGTCGGATATGACCTTCCCTGATTTTACTGTAAACGGAAAAACATATCCGCTAACGTTCAACACCTTTTCCAAATACGAATCCAGTAAAGACCCTGATGTGCGCCAGGCTGCGTTCGATGCATTCAGTGCTACGCTGAAAACATACAACAATACGTACGCGGCGACACTGGCTACAGAAGTGAAAAAGCAGGTCATTGAATCCCGCCTTCGCGGCTTCAATTCCGTTACAGACTTTCTTCTTCATGAGCAGCAGGTCACACCGGAAATGTACCACCGTCAGCTCGATGTGATCCAGAAGGATCTTGCTCCTGTAATGCGCCGGTTTGCCGCTTTGAAAAAGCGCGTCCTCGGGCTTGAAAAAATGACCTACGCAGACCTGAAGGCACCGCTTGATCCGGATTATGATCCGGATACGAACTACGAGGAAGCAGGTAAAACGGTGCTCGAATCTCTCGAAATTATGGGACCTGAATACATGGAAATTATGGAACGCGGCGTCCGTGACCGCTGGGTGGACCGGGCCGATAACGTTGGAAAACGGAGCGGCGCGTTCTGCGCAAGCCCTTACGGCGTGCATCCCTACATTCTCATGACTTGGACCGGGTCTATGCGAGATGCGTTTACCCTTGCCCACGAGCTTGGCCACGCCGGCCACTTCAGCCTGGCAGGGCGCTACCAGCGTCTGTCCGGCACACGCCCGAGCCGCTATTTCATTGAGGCCCCGTCCACGATGAACGAAATGCTGCTCCGTGAGCATATTCTCGGCAAAACCGAAGACGACCGGATGCGCCGCTGGGTAATCCTTCAGTCTCTCGGCACGTATTACCACAACTTCGTGACTCACATTTTGGAAGGTGAACTGCAGCGCCGAATGTATGAAAAAGCGGACCAGGATGTGCCGGTAACGGCCACCCTTTTAAATGAAACGAAGCATCAGGTGCTCCAGGACTTCTGGGGTGAAGATGTGGAAGTGGACGAACGCGCAGGATATACGTGGATGCGCCAGCCGCACTACTACATGGGACTTTACCCGTACACCTATTCCGCAGGACTTACTGCGTCAACGGCAGCAGCCGAAACGTTTAAAGAAGAAGGCCAGGCTGCAGTTGAGCGCTGGCTGAGCGCCCTCAAAGCTGGCGGGACGATGAAGCCGCTTGATCTCATGAAAGAAGCGGGCGTGGATCTTACGACCGACGAACCGGTCAAAAAAGCCGTCGCCTATGTGGACCGTCTCGTGAGCGAGCTGGAGGAAAGCTTTTAA
- a CDS encoding VOC family protein, which produces MTKRFGFTYVHCHDLHAMRAFYRDVLLLEQIWDEEISAAFRIGDHQLAFFTTRKWSHMNPCFHHSPDGKAASHFR; this is translated from the coding sequence ATGACGAAACGATTTGGTTTTACATATGTTCACTGCCATGATCTGCACGCCATGAGAGCATTCTACCGTGACGTTCTTCTTCTTGAGCAGATCTGGGATGAAGAAATCTCGGCTGCTTTTCGAATCGGTGATCACCAGCTCGCTTTTTTTACCACTCGAAAGTGGTCCCATATGAACCCGTGTTTTCATCACAGCCCGGATGGAAAGGCGGCCAGTCATTTCAGGTAA
- a CDS encoding DUF2071 domain-containing protein, with protein MMVYWHLNRYRGDETMNTVKGVIKRRVLINYQLGAEAAADILPAPFRPKLVKGKAIIGICQIRMEEMRPKSLSKLPCGASSNNAAHRMAVVWEEDGTEREGVYIFRRDTDSRMNSLAGGRLFPGFTHYSQFDVTDEDGQVDFTMTTKDSVTMRFKGHDAENIPESSVFSSFQEISDFFKEGADGYSPAREEKCSQGICLVTDTWNMRPFHVESSATTFFADAFAIEESKMLFDSAVVMRDVEHEWQRIDSVG; from the coding sequence ATGATGGTATACTGGCACTTGAATAGGTACAGGGGAGATGAAACGATGAACACGGTAAAAGGGGTAATTAAGAGAAGAGTATTGATAAATTATCAGCTCGGTGCCGAAGCGGCTGCGGACATTCTGCCTGCGCCATTTCGTCCGAAACTGGTTAAAGGCAAAGCGATCATCGGCATCTGTCAGATCCGCATGGAAGAGATGCGTCCGAAATCACTGTCAAAATTGCCTTGCGGTGCTTCAAGTAATAATGCCGCCCACCGTATGGCGGTGGTATGGGAAGAGGATGGAACAGAAAGGGAAGGCGTATACATATTCAGAAGGGACACGGACTCCCGAATGAACAGCCTTGCTGGAGGCCGGCTGTTTCCGGGTTTTACACATTACTCGCAATTTGATGTGACGGATGAAGATGGGCAGGTGGACTTTACGATGACAACCAAAGACAGCGTCACCATGCGTTTCAAGGGCCACGATGCTGAGAACATTCCGGAATCGAGTGTGTTTTCTTCTTTTCAGGAAATCTCCGACTTCTTTAAGGAGGGAGCGGACGGGTACTCTCCTGCACGTGAGGAAAAGTGCAGTCAGGGCATTTGTCTTGTAACGGATACATGGAACATGAGACCGTTCCATGTGGAGAGCTCAGCGACCACGTTCTTTGCTGATGCATTCGCCATCGAGGAGAGCAAGATGTTGTTTGATTCAGCAGTGGTGATGCGAGACGTGGAGCACGAGTGGCAGCGGATTGATTCTGTTGGTTAA
- a CDS encoding dicarboxylate/amino acid:cation symporter, translated as MCIVHVAITYGLAVKTLGGMSPIRFLKGIAPAGIFAFSSASSAGTLLITMKNTTEDLGVNKGTSSFVLPLGATINMDGTATHRRPYRYAEREIIKAAVIKRQQQVPPFLEHGFGRGLFLYFGISLT; from the coding sequence ATGTGTATCGTACATGTGGCCATCACATACGGTCTTGCGGTCAAAACGCTCGGCGGCATGAGCCCGATCAGGTTTCTTAAAGGGATCGCCCCTGCCGGTATTTTCGCTTTCAGTTCCGCAAGCAGTGCGGGCACGCTTTTGATTACGATGAAGAATACGACTGAAGATCTCGGCGTGAACAAAGGTACAAGCAGCTTTGTTCTGCCTCTCGGTGCCACCATCAACATGGACGGTACCGCTACTCACCGTCGTCCTTATCGCTACGCTGAAAGAGAAATAATCAAGGCTGCTGTTATAAAAAGACAGCAGCAAGTACCCCCCTTTTTAGAGCATGGCTTTGGAAGGGGGCTTTTTTTATATTTTGGAATATCCTTAACCTAA
- a CDS encoding amidohydrolase family protein has translation MKRLLIKNGVVLDRTFHGHRQDVLIEGKFIKEIGPDIDAEDTETIDAEGKIVMPGLVDTHRHVWESLLRHIGTDWSLPTYLEKIYYGNLGSQLSTEDYYIANLWGALEALDAGVTTVLDYTMLETPEHADAAIKGLRDAGIRGVYAHGIPGRGEYWDRESEKRHPEDESRRVKREYFQSDDQLLTMALGIRGPEFSAWEAAVDDIRLSEELDAIASMHIGFGTWGPHDRSITRLHEAGLLSDRLNLVHVNRIQPEEYKRIAESGASLSVTPEVEMMMGHGYPATGLLHERKGLVTLGVDVVVSTAGDMFTQMKFALQAERARQNEKTLDAGEMPGELGLTVKDVLSFATVDGAKALKLDQKTGTLEPGKEADVVILNPATFNLHPLNRSYAGAIVQSARPENVDTVLVAGNVVKHGGKLTRDLSDLRRQVSEASERVLQRQEEAAK, from the coding sequence TTGAAACGACTACTGATTAAAAACGGCGTGGTGCTTGACCGGACTTTTCACGGGCACAGGCAGGACGTGCTGATCGAGGGAAAATTCATTAAAGAGATTGGTCCGGACATTGATGCTGAAGATACGGAGACGATTGATGCGGAGGGGAAGATTGTGATGCCGGGGCTTGTGGATACGCACCGGCACGTGTGGGAGTCGCTGCTGAGGCACATCGGTACCGACTGGTCGCTCCCAACTTATCTGGAAAAGATCTACTACGGAAATCTCGGCTCCCAGCTGAGCACTGAGGATTATTACATTGCCAACCTGTGGGGAGCGCTCGAGGCTCTTGATGCGGGGGTCACCACGGTGCTGGATTACACGATGCTGGAAACACCGGAACATGCCGATGCGGCGATTAAGGGACTTCGTGATGCCGGGATCCGCGGCGTGTATGCGCACGGCATTCCCGGCCGCGGGGAATACTGGGACCGGGAGAGCGAAAAACGGCACCCGGAGGACGAGAGTCGGAGAGTGAAACGGGAGTACTTTCAATCGGACGATCAGCTTCTGACGATGGCACTCGGCATCCGCGGGCCGGAATTCAGCGCATGGGAGGCAGCGGTTGATGACATCCGGCTCTCCGAAGAACTGGATGCGATCGCGTCGATGCATATTGGCTTCGGCACGTGGGGACCCCATGACCGATCAATCACCCGTCTTCATGAGGCCGGTCTTCTGTCTGACCGACTGAACCTGGTGCACGTCAACCGCATTCAGCCGGAAGAGTACAAACGGATAGCCGAGAGCGGCGCGTCTCTCTCGGTCACTCCGGAAGTGGAGATGATGATGGGGCATGGATACCCGGCTACAGGGCTTCTCCACGAGCGCAAGGGACTGGTGACGCTTGGAGTCGATGTCGTAGTCTCCACAGCGGGCGACATGTTTACCCAGATGAAATTTGCCCTCCAGGCGGAACGAGCCAGACAGAACGAAAAAACACTCGATGCCGGTGAAATGCCCGGCGAACTCGGTCTTACCGTCAAAGACGTACTCTCCTTTGCTACTGTGGACGGAGCGAAAGCACTCAAGCTGGATCAGAAGACAGGAACTCTGGAACCGGGTAAAGAAGCCGATGTTGTCATTCTCAATCCGGCCACATTTAACCTCCATCCGCTTAACCGATCCTATGCCGGGGCGATCGTCCAGAGCGCACGCCCGGAAAACGTGGATACTGTTCTCGTAGCGGGGAACGTGGTAAAGCACGGCGGGAAATTGACGAGAGACCTGTCAGACCTTCGCAGGCAGGTGAGCGAGGCGAGTGAGCGTGTGCTCCAGCGTCAGGAGGAAGCGGCGAAATAA
- the shc gene encoding squalene--hopene cyclase: protein MHELLNDTIRRMTDSLRSLQANDGSWRFCFETGPTTDAYTIILLRSLDTKGDEWLIQQLTERLLAIQDTSGSWKLYPDQAEGHLSATVEAYFALLYSGYVSETAPNMKKARSFIEKNGGLHKAGPFTRAMLALNGQISWPRLFRLPVESLLIPQNAPVNLYDIVSYARVHIVPVLAAANKGYVCQLPSTPDLSALGKRNEESAAEETERLFSTVAAEIHKLAETPGRLKAKAYKKAERLMLERIEPDGLYFSYITSTVLMVYALLALGYSKNDAVIQRALTAIRNQVCLTSTRSHIEFATSTVWDTALLSHALQRSGVPSEDPMIAGAGRYLLNRQHTKYGDWAFNCSGTLPGGWGFSDINTFLPDIDDTTASLRAVKDLIEAMPEYRITWFRGTDWVLKMQNTDGGWAAFEKDTVKRRLTLLPFPAADRVLIDPSTADLTGRALEFLSGEANLLLPHPAVDRAVNWLEKNQEQNGSWYGRWGICYIYGTWAALTGLSAAGYEKENKTVKRGVEWFNSIQNEDGGWGESCKSDTAGRYVPLGSSTPSQTAWAVDALIAVHSRPTEAIDHGIRYLITNAGRSDRYPTGAALPGDFYIYYHSYNHIWPLLALANYKSRYSS, encoded by the coding sequence GTGCACGAACTGCTCAACGATACAATCAGGCGCATGACAGATTCCCTCCGCTCTCTGCAGGCCAACGACGGCTCGTGGCGATTCTGCTTTGAGACTGGACCGACGACAGATGCCTACACCATTATCCTGCTCAGAAGTCTGGACACGAAAGGCGACGAATGGCTGATCCAGCAGCTGACCGAGAGACTGCTTGCCATACAGGACACTTCCGGCTCTTGGAAACTGTACCCCGACCAGGCAGAAGGTCATTTGTCTGCCACGGTGGAAGCCTACTTTGCCCTGCTGTATTCGGGTTATGTAAGCGAAACGGCGCCGAATATGAAAAAAGCCCGTTCGTTTATTGAAAAGAATGGCGGTCTGCATAAAGCCGGCCCCTTTACCCGTGCCATGCTTGCCCTGAACGGCCAGATCTCCTGGCCCCGCCTGTTCCGTCTTCCCGTTGAATCTCTGCTGATCCCCCAAAACGCACCGGTCAATCTCTATGATATTGTCAGCTACGCCCGGGTTCACATCGTTCCCGTTCTTGCGGCAGCCAACAAAGGGTATGTGTGCCAGCTCCCTTCCACACCGGACCTGTCTGCGCTCGGAAAAAGAAATGAAGAGTCCGCAGCGGAAGAAACGGAGCGGCTTTTCAGCACCGTTGCCGCGGAGATCCACAAACTGGCGGAGACCCCCGGACGGCTCAAGGCGAAAGCTTATAAAAAAGCCGAACGTCTGATGCTTGAACGAATTGAACCTGACGGTCTTTACTTCAGCTACATTACCTCCACGGTACTTATGGTTTATGCGCTCCTTGCGCTCGGCTATTCAAAAAATGATGCCGTCATTCAGCGGGCTCTTACAGCCATCCGCAATCAGGTTTGCCTGACAAGTACTCGTTCCCATATTGAATTTGCCACCTCCACTGTGTGGGATACAGCGCTTTTATCCCATGCCCTCCAGCGCTCTGGTGTTCCTTCGGAGGATCCGATGATCGCCGGTGCCGGCCGCTACCTGCTGAATCGCCAGCATACCAAGTATGGTGACTGGGCGTTTAATTGTTCCGGCACGCTTCCCGGAGGCTGGGGTTTTTCAGATATTAACACGTTTCTTCCTGATATCGACGATACGACTGCTTCACTGCGTGCCGTGAAGGACTTGATCGAAGCCATGCCCGAATACCGCATCACCTGGTTCCGGGGAACGGACTGGGTGCTGAAAATGCAGAATACCGACGGGGGCTGGGCTGCATTTGAAAAAGACACGGTAAAACGACGGCTCACCCTGCTTCCTTTTCCAGCTGCAGATCGTGTCCTCATCGACCCTTCTACAGCGGACCTCACGGGACGTGCACTCGAATTTCTCTCAGGTGAGGCAAATCTGCTTCTGCCCCACCCTGCAGTCGATCGGGCAGTAAACTGGCTTGAAAAAAATCAGGAACAGAACGGTTCATGGTACGGTCGGTGGGGGATCTGCTATATTTACGGCACGTGGGCTGCGCTTACGGGACTTTCAGCTGCCGGGTATGAAAAAGAGAACAAAACGGTTAAACGCGGGGTTGAGTGGTTTAACTCCATCCAGAATGAGGACGGGGGCTGGGGTGAATCCTGTAAAAGCGACACAGCAGGCAGGTACGTCCCACTCGGCTCAAGTACGCCGTCCCAGACCGCCTGGGCAGTGGATGCCCTGATTGCTGTTCATAGCAGGCCGACAGAGGCCATTGACCACGGCATCCGTTACCTGATCACCAACGCCGGCCGGTCAGACCGCTACCCGACAGGGGCGGCTCTTCCGGGTGACTTTTATATTTATTACCACAGCTATAACCACATATGGCCTTTACTTGCTCTGGCAAACTATAAAAGCAGATACAGCTCATAA
- a CDS encoding Na-translocating system protein MpsC family protein: METKVKPDYSELASYTGRLFRDNFGKGPQSVYVSIEHPVVTIYLRDFLAPMERVLDKQKNKMKIEETRDLLMQELIPDIKAQVRIMLETDVESVYYDWSIDNRSGLIICILKDAEDVPFPDYEGKERIHEQINQLSIIAEKAPEEIASSHLNDRTLIIRRTGILVEIEKEMIRSGFSEQLRLAKRRLEKRLLETSVFETILESSVVDRFVDWDFDKDRSYIVLILKPR, translated from the coding sequence GTGGAAACTAAAGTGAAACCGGACTACTCTGAACTTGCCAGCTATACAGGCCGCCTGTTCCGTGACAACTTCGGCAAAGGACCTCAATCTGTTTATGTGTCAATTGAACACCCGGTCGTCACTATTTACCTCCGGGACTTTCTTGCTCCGATGGAGAGGGTTCTGGATAAGCAGAAAAACAAAATGAAAATTGAAGAAACCCGGGATCTTCTCATGCAGGAGCTGATCCCCGATATTAAAGCCCAGGTCCGTATCATGCTTGAAACCGATGTGGAGAGCGTGTATTATGACTGGTCGATCGATAACCGGAGCGGTCTGATCATCTGCATTCTGAAGGATGCAGAAGACGTTCCTTTCCCTGATTATGAGGGGAAAGAGCGTATTCACGAGCAGATCAACCAGTTGAGTATAATTGCTGAAAAGGCCCCCGAGGAAATTGCGTCCTCTCACCTGAATGACAGAACACTGATCATCCGACGGACCGGTATTCTGGTGGAAATTGAGAAGGAAATGATCCGTTCAGGCTTTAGCGAGCAGCTGCGCCTGGCAAAACGGCGATTGGAAAAGCGGCTTCTGGAAACAAGTGTTTTTGAAACGATTCTGGAGTCGAGTGTCGTGGACCGGTTTGTTGACTGGGATTTTGACAAAGACAGAAGCTACATTGTTCTGATTTTAAAGCCCCGGTAA
- a CDS encoding carboxymuconolactone decarboxylase family protein, with protein sequence MGEDSLYKLSHFERVGELRELAPEQVNAFLAFDEKALAPGAIDGKTKELIAVAVAHVTGCAYCIEVHTGKVKQEASREEVAEAIMVATALKAGSAAAHTVNAYNSFDSKGSDEMFKASYFERMREVADIGGEAFEAFMQFDRAAMKGGAIGAKEKELIAIAVAHVTGCPYCIHVHTMAAKEKDITIGELTEAVMVATALKAGSAMAHGVNALNAYDR encoded by the coding sequence ATGGGTGAAGATTCACTTTACAAGCTGTCCCATTTCGAACGTGTCGGGGAACTGAGAGAGCTCGCACCGGAGCAGGTAAATGCCTTTCTTGCTTTTGACGAAAAAGCACTGGCTCCCGGCGCCATTGACGGGAAGACGAAGGAACTGATCGCTGTGGCGGTGGCACATGTGACCGGATGTGCCTACTGTATCGAGGTACATACGGGAAAAGTAAAGCAGGAGGCATCCAGGGAGGAAGTGGCTGAAGCGATTATGGTGGCAACAGCCCTTAAAGCGGGATCTGCAGCTGCTCATACTGTGAATGCCTACAACAGCTTTGACAGCAAAGGTTCAGACGAAATGTTTAAAGCATCTTATTTTGAGCGGATGCGGGAAGTGGCCGACATAGGAGGAGAAGCTTTCGAAGCATTCATGCAGTTTGACCGGGCCGCGATGAAGGGCGGTGCGATCGGTGCGAAGGAAAAAGAACTGATCGCTATTGCAGTGGCCCACGTGACGGGGTGCCCTTACTGTATTCACGTCCACACGATGGCAGCCAAGGAAAAAGACATCACCATCGGAGAGCTCACAGAAGCCGTTATGGTGGCAACCGCGCTTAAAGCGGGGTCGGCAATGGCCCACGGTGTGAACGCATTAAATGCCTACGACAGATAA
- a CDS encoding phenylacetate--CoA ligase family protein: protein MAAYAREETMDRQEMESLQFERLKQTIARVEQNVPFYREKFKERDVTAESVRSLDDMKRLPFTVKSDLRDHYPFGLVAVPMDDVVRIHGSSGTSGKPTVVAYTQNDIDNWADMVARSIFLAGGRKGDLLHNAYGYGLFTGGLGLHNGGERLGCATVPVSGGNTERQITLIQDFGPRVICSTPSYLVNIGETMIRKGLDPRQTSLACGILGAEPWSEEMRATIEEMFDIKAMDIYGLSEVMGPGIAMECREAQDGLHIAEDHFIVEAINPDTLEPVPEGEDGELVFTSLTKEAFPVIRYRTGDIASITRETCTCGRTTARMSRVKGRIDDMFIIRGVNVFPSEVERSILQMDELVCHYQIHLMKKGSMDHAELHVEVCDPFFAHLPDQDLSHPDAEALVKKIQYVLKTQALVSMDVQLKPPHSIPRSEGKAKRIVDHRKTVAVK, encoded by the coding sequence ATGGCAGCGTACGCAAGAGAGGAAACGATGGACCGGCAAGAGATGGAGAGCCTTCAGTTTGAGAGGCTGAAACAGACAATTGCACGTGTGGAACAAAACGTTCCGTTTTACCGGGAGAAGTTTAAAGAACGAGATGTAACGGCGGAAAGTGTCCGGTCGCTCGACGATATGAAGCGTCTGCCGTTTACCGTCAAATCCGACCTGCGCGACCATTATCCGTTCGGGCTCGTGGCTGTACCGATGGATGACGTCGTCCGCATTCACGGATCATCGGGCACAAGCGGAAAACCGACTGTGGTCGCCTATACCCAAAATGACATCGATAACTGGGCCGATATGGTGGCCCGTTCGATTTTTCTGGCCGGCGGAAGAAAAGGAGATCTGTTACATAACGCTTACGGCTATGGTCTTTTTACCGGCGGACTCGGGCTTCATAACGGCGGGGAGCGCCTCGGCTGCGCCACAGTTCCCGTCTCGGGTGGAAATACGGAGCGCCAGATTACACTCATTCAGGATTTCGGACCGCGGGTGATCTGTTCGACCCCGTCATATCTTGTGAATATTGGAGAGACGATGATCAGAAAGGGACTTGATCCGAGGCAGACAAGCCTCGCCTGCGGCATTCTCGGCGCTGAGCCATGGTCTGAGGAAATGCGTGCCACAATTGAAGAGATGTTCGATATTAAAGCGATGGATATATACGGACTCAGTGAAGTGATGGGACCGGGGATCGCCATGGAGTGCCGCGAAGCCCAGGACGGTCTGCATATCGCTGAGGATCATTTTATTGTTGAAGCCATTAACCCTGACACACTCGAGCCGGTGCCGGAAGGAGAAGATGGGGAACTTGTGTTTACCAGTCTTACAAAGGAAGCGTTCCCGGTCATCCGCTACCGGACAGGCGACATTGCTTCGATTACCCGGGAAACGTGCACATGCGGGAGAACGACGGCACGCATGAGCCGCGTAAAGGGGCGGATCGATGATATGTTCATTATCCGCGGGGTGAACGTTTTTCCTTCTGAAGTGGAGCGATCGATTCTGCAGATGGATGAACTCGTCTGCCACTATCAGATTCATCTGATGAAAAAGGGATCAATGGATCATGCTGAATTGCATGTGGAGGTATGCGACCCGTTTTTTGCACACCTTCCGGACCAGGATCTCAGCCATCCGGACGCGGAAGCGCTCGTGAAAAAAATTCAGTATGTCCTCAAAACCCAGGCGCTGGTTAGTATGGACGTGCAGCTTAAGCCGCCTCACTCGATTCCGAGATCAGAAGGAAAAGCAAAGCGGATTGTAGACCACAGAAAGACCGTCGCTGTTAAGTGA
- a CDS encoding DUF3221 domain-containing protein, whose product MKKWLMSGVVLCLTAFVFLSVYSVIFPVYEGIVIDRKRDRILVYTGEESPPRLPLSTMDLEQFSEDLVWFGIRGEEAETGDRVRIRAGSGTEESLPHVKEIRSISIRN is encoded by the coding sequence TTGAAAAAATGGCTGATGTCAGGCGTGGTATTATGTTTAACGGCTTTCGTATTTTTATCGGTATACAGTGTGATTTTTCCGGTTTATGAGGGGATCGTTATTGATCGGAAACGGGACAGGATCCTTGTTTATACCGGCGAAGAATCCCCTCCCCGGCTCCCTCTTTCCACGATGGACCTTGAGCAGTTTTCAGAGGATCTCGTATGGTTCGGGATCAGAGGGGAGGAAGCGGAAACGGGAGATCGGGTCAGAATCCGGGCCGGAAGCGGAACAGAAGAATCGCTGCCGCATGTAAAGGAGATCCGTTCGATCAGCATCAGGAACTAA